In a genomic window of Scheffersomyces stipitis CBS 6054 chromosome 4, complete sequence:
- the UTP21 gene encoding U3 snoRNP protein — protein MVEPVDKKRKVLDADSSISVLPGSKTVQKPKPSKIFSPFRVLGNVTNEVPFAVGTLGSTFYIVTSVGRSFQIYDAATLHLLFVSQSQTPAKITCLEAHHHYVYAGFGNKIGIFKRGRLEHTLECTTSASVTHVLSFGDYVIAAASDGEISVFKKLPGAKYANSLYTILKAINAAIEGEIVGLIHPPTYLNKIVVSTTSGLFIFNVRTGKLLFRSPASQFTEAISCIEAAPVLDIIAVGTTTGSVYLYNLKKGKILGQKIVTAAEDASAKVVSLSFRTDGSPHLVAGLNTGDLFFYDLAKKARVHVLRHAHKETHGGISNAKFLNGQPIVVSNGGDNHLKEYVFDPTLSTSNSSIVSPPRHLRSRGGHSAPPVTIEFPDEEKSHFIYSASGDRSFWSFSLRKDAQAQEMSQRPQKQKNGKRQAGQVQSMKEKFNEIIAISSSQTREGDWENILTAHKDEPFARTWESKNKRVGRFNLNTIDNGMVKSVCISHCGNFGLVGSAQGGIGVYNLQSGLLRKKYVLHKKAVTGLSIDGMNRKMVSCGLDGIIGFYDFSQSKYLGKLQLEAPITSMVYHKSSDLIACALDDLSIVIIDVTTQKVVRVLIGHTNRITSLDFSPDGRWIVSVGLDATMRTWDLPTGGCIDGVRLPVVATGIKFSPIGDVLATTHVSGNGISLWTNRAQFRPISTRHVEEEDFATILLPTASGDGGSSMLDGALEGDTDEDDVLAQTYTTLDQIDESLITLSLGARSKFSNLVHLDVIKQRSKPKEAPKKPENAPFFLSLSGQAVGDQASVAEGKPGQSSADNNDDTAEGRLHKLKSDQGHNFESKFTTLLREGSSNGDYSEFLKFLVGASPSLVDLEIRSLNSFPPLNEMANFVEALNQGLKSNTNFDLYQAFFSMYLKSHGDVIHNNADEQRLNSALEQWSELDRQKGEKLDELVKYCSGVISFLSTV, from the coding sequence ATGGTTGAACCCGTAGATAAGAAGAGGAAGGTTTTGGATGCAGATAGTTCGATCTCAGTCTTGCCTGGCTCAAAAACGGTACAGAAGCCAAAACCATCCAAGATTTTCAGTCCTTTCAGAGTTCTAGGAAATGTTACGAACGAGGTTCCATTTGCTGTAGGAACGTTAGGGTCAACTTTTTACATTGTAACTTCCGTGGGAAGATCTTTCCAAATATATGATGCTGCTACTTTGCATCTTTTGTTTGTTTCACAATCGCAGACTCCTGCCAAGATTACCTGTTTGGAAGCACATCACCATTATGTTTATGCTGGATTTGGAAACAAGATTGGAATTTTCAAGAGAGGCAGATTGGAGCATACTTTGGAATGTACAACCAGTGCTAGTGTGACACATGTATTATCTTTTGGTGATTATGTCATAGCTGCTGCTTCAGATGGAGAAATTTCTGTCTTTAAGAAGTTACCGGGAGCAAAGTATGCAAATTCGTTGTACACCATCTTGAAAGCCATTAACGCTGCCATTGAGGGTGAAATCGTCGGTTTGATTCATCCACCTACTTATTTGAACAAAATTGTGGTTTCTACGACTTCTGGGttattcatcttcaatgttcGTACTGGAAAGCTTCTATTCAGATCTCCAGCTAGTCAATTCACAGAAGCGATTTCTTGTATTGAGGCTGCTCCCGTCTTGGATATCATTGCTGTAGGAACTACTACTGGTAGTGTCTATTTGTATAATTTGAAAAAGGGCAAGATTTTGGGACAGAAAATCGTCACAGCTGCCGAAGACGCTTCGGCCAAAGTCGTTTCGTTATCTTTCAGAACTGATGGCTCGCCTCATTTAGTAGCGGGCTTGAACACAGGAgacttgttcttctacGACTTGGCCAAGAAAGCTAGAGTCCATGTGTTAAGGCATGCTCATAAAGAAACCCACGGAGGTATTTCCAACgccaaattcttgaatggaCAGCCTATTGTAGTCAGTAATGGTGGTGACAACCATTTGAAAGAATATGTATTTGACCCTACATTGTCGACTTCTAACTCATCTATTGTTTCTCCTCCACGTCACTTGAGATCCAGAGGAGGACATTCTGCCCCACCCGTAACTATTGAGTTTCCTGACGAAGAAAAATCTCACTTTATCTACAGTGCATCAGGTGATAGATCATTTTGGTCCTTCTCGTTGAGAAAGGATGCTCAGGCTCAAGAAATGTCTCAGAGACCGcagaagcaaaagaacGGGAAGAGACAGGCTGGTCAGGTTCAGTCCATGAAGGAAAAATTCAACGAAATTATCGCAATCTCATCGTCTCAGACTCGTGAAGGCGATTGGGAGAATATCTTGACAGCTCACAAGGATGAGCCTTTTGCCAGAACTTGGGAAtcaaagaacaagagagTGGGTAGATTCAATTTGAACACTATCGACAATGGAATGGTCAAATCTGTTTGCATTTCTCATTGTGGTAACTTCGGTTTGGTAGGTTCTGCTCAAGGTGGTATTGGAGTGtacaatttgcaatcagGATTGCTTCGTAAGAAGTACGTTTTGCACAAAAAGGCTGTGACCGGTTTATCTATTGATGGCATGAATAGGAAAATGGTTAGTTGTGGTTTGGACGGAATCATTGGCTTCTACGATTTTAGTCAGTCCAAGTACTTGGGAAAGTTGCAATTGGAAGCTCCTATTACCAGTATGGTTTATCACAAATCTTCGGACTTGATTGCCTGTGCGTTAGACGACTTGAGTATTGTCATTATCGATGTCACCACTCAAAAGGTTGTCAGAGTCTTGATTGGGCACACTAACAGAATCACTAGTTTGGATTTCTCTCCAGATGGTAGATGGATTGTGTCTGTTGGTTTGGATGCAACAATGAGAACTTGGGATTTGCCTACTGGTGGATGTATCGATGGTGTCAGATTACCTGTTGTTGCAACGGGGATCAAGTTTTCCCCAATTGGTGATGTCTTGGCCACCACCCATGTTTCTGGAAATGGGATTTCATTATGGACTAATCGTGCCCAGTTCAGACCCATTTCTACCAGACACGtcgaagaggaagattttgcaactatATTATTGCCAACGGCCTCTGGAGATGGTGGATCATCCATGTTGGATGGTGCTCTAGAGGGAGATACCGATGAGGATGACGTTCTTGCGCAAACATACACCACTTTGGACCAAATAGACGAATCGCTTATCACCTTGTCCTTGGGAGCCAGAAGCAAATTCAGCAACTTGGTTCACTTGGATGTCATCAAACAAAGAAGCAAACCCAAGGAAGCTCcaaagaaaccagaaaatgctcctttcttcttgtctttgtctGGACAAGCTGTTGGAGACCAAGCTTCTGTAGCTGAAGGGAAGCCAGGTCAATCTTCTGCAGACAATAATGATGATACAGCCGAGGGTAGATTACATAAATTGAAGTCAGACCAAGGACACAACTTTGAGTCTAAATTCACTACATTATTAAGAGAAGGTTCTAGTAACGGTGATTACTCAGAgtttttgaagttcttggttggtgcttctccttctcttgTCGATTTGGAAATCAGATCATTGAACTCATTCCCTCCCTTGAATGAAATGGCCAATTTTGTTGAAGCTCTTAACCAGGGTCTCAAGTCTAACACCAATTTCGATTTATATCAGGCTTTCTTCTCCATGTATTTAAAGAGCCACGGTGATGTCATTCACAACAATGCAGACGAGCAGAGATTGAATTCGGCCCTTGAGCAATGGAGTGAATTGGATAGACAAAAAGGAGAAAAGTTAGACGAGCTTGTTAAGTACTGTTCTGGAGTGATCAGTTTCTTGAGCACTGTTTAG
- the VAM6 gene encoding vacuolar carboxypeptidase Y — MNVDIIEPFNRIHFTGSPRVSAVHYYHNRLFMGFNNGDLQVYSSLTSQSQKPLYPAAKTLKTLKSFNDIKFLFHDNSQSQQFELDSAFSNLSQDSSAIDSIKCIPISNESNKTILVITTAECVRAYELIGSHINLVQELDDTKSCSDCLYTEYDEHRLFLVGTKKKLIAFKIVNKTRNILIFQKVKEISLKDRVKTIALIPGSGSKILLSLASDFVIVDIAKDFSIIALAIDDPTLYNFNHSTSFSYFGLSSSGPAAWTIKLSEDKLLLVKDTQCVEYTISSQVIRPSAIKLTAVPIFVDFIEPMYIMVVYGKRIEIVDYVNGDRIQIFNHQINSNSIYACHEDRTIFLGSGSDILQFNVLEYKKQIEQYLNISGKGSSLGNIKDPNNDLRIIGLDKAISLVSKLDTKCPFFYNKEVSNEKKKYLELRDLYKSKAVLLFESYSKYHESLVDICSDWMIAYPDVLELFPDFLNGDSKIRSVLSNDADETKSIRSTHNVVKRVSKEDIQTLRFATTAESGTENEADRRTMSSRATSPQKVPNRLQGYAKSQNMRKFSKAVNNLIIYLTDQRRIHMSFLNGDNIQWKGIEISPLDIYPNLSKEDLKNKLHQAATTIDTSLFLCYFHTKPMLLGPLLRLPNNHCNASVVNECLMSNIHNHVQQRELQQPNFIKELLDFYFTRGLHKDALEMLYRLSHNDEEEETHSNDDDNAFDDFLKGPDLTIQYLKKMTNQDLDLVFQFSYWVIVEETDFHRSVEKIRLIFMNDSYECENYDNFKVLNYFTQVLKNDAFGIIYLEWLNFESDLVDHLSRKKTLGKFHTKLCLLYLKQLKEVKDEYDLDSFTKIEYYVKLYNFLGSTSLYEPWTVLKSIPTTEDKFLRFTIFIYKRLGEHDKSIDVLFNQLNDLDAAMQYCCDIYQLPNSQNIGEQLLHKLLEDLLMNYHENVESIEKLLTLQGSKMSILRVMTALPNSFPLHRLEKFLTSHMRGSQETLHDARIASQLYKVGSIKLQDRIWKIQSQEYPIASGKQLCTICNKRLGYSVFSVGKDNQIVHYGCAQRALKPARGSSP, encoded by the coding sequence ATGAACGTCGATATCATCGAGCCGTTCAACCGGATCCATTTCACCGGCTCTCCGCGGGTTTCGGCAGTCCATTACTACCACAATCGACTATTCATGGGGTTCAACAATGgagatcttcaagtttaTTCCAGCTTAACCAGCCAGAGCCAAAAGCCGCTATATCCAGCGGCAAAGACGTTGAAGACGCTCAAATCGTTCAACGACATTAAGTTCTTGTTCCACGACAATTCGCAGCTGCAGCAGTTTGAACTAGACCTGGctttttccaacttgtcgCAAGACTCTTCTGCCATAGACAGCATCAAATGTATTCCCATATCCAATGAATCGAACAAAACAATATTGGTGATAACTACAGCTGAGTGTGTACGAGCTTATGAATTAATTGGATCACATATCAATCTCGTCCAGGAGTTGGACGATACCAAGAGTTGTAGCGACTGCTTGTATACTGAATATGACGAGCATCGTCTCTTTCTCGTAGGCACCAAAAAGAAACTTATTGCATTCAAGATCGTCAATAAGACAAGAAATATCCTCATATTCCAGAAGGTGAAAGAAATATCTCTTAAGGATAGAGTTAAAACAATTGCTTTGATTCCAGGCTCTGGGTCCAAGATTTTGTTAAGTCTAGCCAGTGACTTCgtaattgtagatatcgCGAAAGACTTCCTGATAATAGCTCTCGCTATCGACGACCCAACTTTGTACAATTTCAACCATTCTACTTCATTTAGCTACTTTGGACTATCATCTTCAGGTCCAGCAGCATGGACAATAAAATTGTCGGAAGACAAGTTGTTGCTTGTGAAAGATACCCAATGCGTGGAGTACACCATTTCCAGCCAAGTGATAAGACCCTCTGCTATAAAATTAACTGCAGTTCCCATATTTGTAGACTTCATTGAACCCATGTACATCATGGTAGTCTATGGCAAGAGAATAGAGATAGTGGATTATGTAAATGGTGATCGTATCCAGATTTTTAACCACCAGATCAACTCCAATCTGATCTATGCTTGCCACGAAGACAGAACAATTTTTCTCGGTTCAGGATCcgatattcttcaatttaATGTCCTTGAATACAAGAAGCAAATAGAACAGTATCTCAATATAAGTGGAAAGGGCTCATCATTGGGAAACATCAAGGACCCCAACAACGATCTCAGGATAATTGGCCTCGACAAAGCAATTTCTCTTGTCTCGAAATTAGATACCAAATGTCCCTTTTTTTACAACAAGGAAGTATCAaatgagaagaagaaatatttGGAATTGAGGGACTTGTACAAATCCAAGGccgttcttctttttgagTCGTATTCCAAGTACCATGAATCTTTGGTCGACATTTGCTCCGATTGGATGATAGCTTATCCGGACGTATTGGAGTTATTTCCTGACTTTTTGAACGGAGACTCCAAGATTCGAAGTGTACTTCTGAACGATGCAGATGAAACCAAGAGTATACGATCTACACATAATGTTGTCAAACGAGTATCGAAAGAAGATATTCAAACACTTAGATTTGCAACTACAGCAGAGTCAGGTACAGAAAATGAAGCTGACAGACGTACCATGTCTAGCAGAGCTACTAGTCCACAAAAAGTACCCAATAGATTACAGGGTTATGCAAAATCGCAAAACATGAGGAAATTCAGTAAAGCAGTGAATAACCTTATCATATATTTAACTGATCAGAGAAGAATCCACATGAGTTTTCTAAATGGAGATAACATTCAGTGGAAAGGAATCGAAATCTCCCCTCTTGATATATATCCTAATTTGAGCaaggaagacttgaaaaacAAATTACATCAAGCAGCTACAACTATTGACACATCGTTGTTTCTATGCTATTTCCATACAAAGCCAATGTTGTTGGGCCCATTATTGAGACTTCCTAACAATCATTGTAATGCCAGTGTGGTCAACGAATGCCTTATGAGCAACATTCATAATcatgttcaacaaagagAACTACAACAGCCCAACTTTATAAAAGAATTGCTTGATTTTTACTTCACAAGAGGCTTGCACAAGGATGCATTAGAAATGTTGTACAGGCTTTCGCAtaatgacgaagaagaagagacGCACTCTAATGATGACGATAATGCATTTGATGATTTTCTAAAGGGCCCCGATCTCACGATCCAATACTTGAAAAAAATGACAAACCAAGACTTGGATCTCGTGTTTCAATTTTCGTATTGGGTtatagtagaagaaacGGATTTCCACAGAAGTGTTGAGAAAATTAGGTTGATATTTATGAACGACTCTTATGAATGTGAGAACTacgacaacttcaaggTGTTGAACTATTTTACTCAGGTCCTTAAGAATGATGCATTTGGAATAATATATTTGGAATGGCTAAACTTCGAAAGTGATTTGGTTGATCACTTATCCAGAAAAAAGACACTTGGAAAGTTCCACACAAAACTTTGTttgttgtacttgaagCAATTAAAGGAAGTCAAAGATGAGTATGATTTAGATTCATTCACAAAGATCGAGTACTACGTCAAGTTGTACAATTTCCTTGGTTCTACAAGCTTGTATGAGCCTTGGACTGTATTGAAAAGCATTCCGACCACCGAAGATAAATTCTTGAGGTTCACCATTTTTATTTACAAAAGGTTAGGAGAACATGATAAATCAATTGATGTTCTTTTCAACCAGCTTAATGATTTGGATGCAGCAATGCAATATTGTTGTGATATCTATCAATTGCCAAATAGTCAGAATATTGGCGAACAATTATTGCATAAActcttggaagacttgCTTATGAACTATCATGAAAATGTTGAATCGATCGAGAAGCTTTTGACTCTACAGGGATCGAAGATGTCTATCTTAAGAGTGATGACAGCTTTGCCTAACTCATTTCCTTTGCATCGTCTTGAGAAGTTCCTTACTAGTCATATGCGAGGGTCTCAGGAAACTCTACATGATGCACGTATAGCTTCTCAGTTGTACAAGGTGGGAAGCATTAAGTTGCAAGATAGGATCTGGAAAattcaaagtcaagaatATCCTATTGCCTCCGGTAAACAGCTCTGTACCATCTGCAACAAGAGGTTGGGCTATAGTGTATTTAGCGTAGGAAAGGATAACCAGATTGTACATTATGGATGTGCACAGCGAGCCTTGAAACCGGCTCGTGGCTCGAGTCCATGA
- the FUC1 gene encoding L-fucose permease Glucose/galactose transporter (L-fucose permease Glucose/galactose transporter (bacterial)): protein MLDTLNAHFQTVFGISSTQSTGLQVAYFGAYFINPPTFASFVVRRYGYRYTFIAGLLILGVGSFMFWPCAKFESFGGFCGAMFIVGVGLSTLETAADPYTTMCGPTDKTELRINLAQSFQGAGTFVSPLIASHTFFNGANAYSLTNVQWVYLAVGSFVFILSIVFYVADIPEITDEDMHQLTEEANGVYNDKERFLKQWPLFWAIFAQFCYVGAQVSLASFFINYAHFNAGIAKTTASNLLSVAQAIYCGVRFIASFMLHLGCKPQYMYSAFISGCILFAALAAGLHGKAGLACYIIVFAFESCCFAMIFGMGMRGLGRHSKRGGAGLVMGISGGMCWPSLTGVVADNVSYRVSAVIPMCGYILASTYAVYV, encoded by the coding sequence ATGTTGGATACGTTGAATGCCCACTTCCAAACCGTTTTTGGAATATCCAGTACACAATCTACTGGACTTCAAGTTGCCTACTTCGGAGCCTATTTTATCAACCCCCCTACTTTTGCATCGTTTGTCGTTCGTCGCTATGGCTACAGATACACTTTTATAGCTGGTCTTCTTATTCTCGGTGTTGGAAGCTTCATGTTCTGGCCCTGCGCTAAGTTCGAAAGCTTTGGCGGCTTCTGTGGGGCCATGTTCATTGTAGGTGTAGGTCTTTCCACATTGGAAACTGCTGCTGACCCTTACACGACTATGTGTGGTCCAACAGACAAAACTGAGCTCAGAATCAACTTGGCTCAATCGTTTCAAGGTGCGGGTACTTTCGTTTCTCCTTTAATAGCATCGCACACCTTTTTCAACGGTGCTAATGCATACTCGTTGACCAACGTTCAATGGGTGTATCTCGCCGTAGGATCCTTTGTCTTTATTTTGAGTATCGTTTTCTATGTTGCAGACATTCCAGAAATCACGGACGAGGATATGCACCAGTTGACTGAAGAGGCTAATGGTGTCTACAACGACAAAGAGAGGTTTTTGAAACAGTGGCCCTTGTTCTGGGCAATTTTTGCTCAGTTCTGCTATGTTGGAGCGCAAGTCTCGCTCGCTtcattcttcatcaactaTGCCCATTTCAATGCTGGAATCGCTAAAACTACAGCCTCCAACTTGCTTTCTGTTGCCCAAGCCATCTACTGTGGTGTCAGATTCATTGCCTCGTTCATGCTTCATTTGGGTTGTAAGCCTCAGTATATGTATAGTGCTTTCATTTCTGGATGCATCTTATTCGCAGCTCTTGCTGCTGGTTTACATGGCAAAGCTGGTCTTGCGTGTTATATCATTgtttttgcatttgaatCGTGTTGTTTTGCCATGATCTTTGGGATGGGTATGAGAGGTTTGGGTAGACACTCTAAGAGAGGTGGTGCTGGGTTGGTTATGGGTATCTCCGGAGGTATGTGTTGGCCATCTTTGACTGGTGTAGTAGCAGATAACGTCTCGTACCGTGTTTCAGCTGTGATTCCTATGTGTGGCTATATATTAGCAAGCACCTATGCTGTCTACGTT
- the APE2.1 gene encoding alanine/arginine aminopeptidase (go_function membrane alanyl aminopeptidase activity~go_process proteolysis and peptidolysis) has protein sequence MTKSGTINDLQLPEHVRPSSYTLQLKVDVEKQIYDGSVLIKIFIYEDCDFIVLNSSNLEVQGARLGNKPISWSVDREFLRFDSKFTKNELVELSIEFAGKFNDHIAGLYQSSYTIEEENEEKTRYVAATHFEPIDCRTVFPCFDQPDMRAEFEIILIVKSELTALSNMEVEKEIALENGFKQVVFKRSPPMPTYLVGLLIGQFDYVESKLSRIPIRVWSDPGKINKALYALELAEAALEFYEKQFKINYPLPKLDFVAIPDFPKLGMENFGLIFFKEETILVDRDTTSTNNKYEVAATIFHEVSHQWFGNLVTLKFWDSLWLKEGFADWMSWYAIDSLYPEWKPFQNYLVYDLQNSLTADALSTTHSVEMPIASLEDIKQGYDSISYAKGCSLIVMVAKWLGVDIFMEGVVKYLSTFSWKATTASDLWSCLYDVSGIDVGSAMEVWIKQAGFPKVTVEELDDNKIKISQRRFISNPTVTEYDDYLFPIFVNIRTTKEPSYQILLKSKEEIFELELEDDFFKVNSDQVGFYRTAYSEERWTKLGLAGVQGKLSVEDRIGLLADCAKLAESGYISTICFFELLKQWSCEKDAYVWDEAINDLFDIQDVFIFDNGNIFEGINQFMRNLIGNHIQASLEISQKDSYELNNFKKTIFSAGYSNGDPLVIKYCREKFASFTHDGNTVNADQRGVIFKCVAKYGGQEEYERLMEIYEEADDDDIADDALVSLGRFPKPDILQNFLQFVLDSLNEQDVLFALSALKNHSTGITTLWRFLRNDWESIAEKLGYGSETHIKVVNACLLRLATRDQKDEIESFFADKGEVFEKTVRSALERIDLKVQWVERDGSKLREWFKTNLHYSDGIVSKVEGLSIDK, from the coding sequence ATGACTAAATCAGGTACGATAAACGATTTGCAACTACCAGAACATGTGCGTCCCAGCTCTTATACGCTTCAGCTCAAGGTAGATGTCGAGAAGCAAATATACGACGGCTCTGTACTCATTAAAATCTTCATTTATGAGGATTGCGATTTCATTGTTCTCAATAGCAGCAACCTAGAAGTCCAGGGGGCCAGACTTGGCAATAAACCAATTAGTTGGTCTGTTGATAGGGAGTTTTTAAGGTTCGATTCGAAGTTCACAAAGAATGAATTGGTTGAGTTATCTATTGAGTTTGCTGGTAAGTTTAACGATCACATAGCTGGCTTATATCAGTCTTCCTACACAATTGAGGAGGAAAACGAAGAGAAAACACGATATGTGGCAGCTACACATTTTGAACCAATCGATTGCCGAACAGTCTTTCCGTGCTTTGATCAACCTGACATGCGAGCCGAGTTCGAGATCATTTTGATAGTTAAAAGTGAATTGACGGCTTTGTCAAATATGGAAGTAGAGAAGGAAATCGCACTTGAAAATGGCTTTAAACAAGTTGTCTTTAAACGCTCACCACCAATGCCAACGTATTTGGTGGGCTTGCTAATCGGACAATTTGATTATGTAGAATCCAAACTTCTGAGAATTCCAATAAGAGTATGGTCGGATCCCGGAAAAATTAACAAGGCATTATATGCACTTGAACTTGCTGAAGCTGCCCTAGAATTTTATGAAAAGCAGTTCAAAATCAACTATCCACTACCAAAATTGGACTTCGTAGCCATTCCAGATTTTCCCAAACTAGGCATGGAAAACTTTGGCTTGATTTTCTTTAAGGAAGAAACCATTTTGGTAGACAGGGATACTACCTCTACCAACAATAAGTACGAGGTTGCTGCAACTATTTTCCATGAAGTTTCTCATCAATGGTTTGGAAATCTTGTGACATTGAAATTCTGGGATAGCCTTTGGCTCAAGGAAGGATTCGCCGATTGGATGTCTTGGTATGCTATTGATAGCCTTTATCCCGAATGGAAGCCGTTTCAAAATTATCTCGTCTATGACTTGCAAAATTCATTAACAGCAGATGCTCTCAGTACGACACATTCAGTAGAGATGCCAATTGCGTCATTGGAGGATATCAAACAAGGGTACGATAGTATTTCATACGCCAAAGGCTGTTCATTAATAGTgatggttgcaaaatggcTTGGAGTGGATATTTTTATGGAAGGCGTTGTAAAATATTTGTCTACATTCAGTTGGAAAGCTACCACCGCACTGGATTTATGGTCATGTTTATACGATGTCAGCGGAATAGATGTTGGATCTGCAATGGAGGTTTGGATAAAACAAGCTGGTTTTCCGAAGGTTACTGTTGAGGAATTGGATGATAACAAGATAAAGATTTCCCAAAGGAGGTTCATATCTAATCCGACTGTAACTGAATATGATGACTATTTATTTCCAATCTTTGTAAATATCAGGACTACAAAAGAACCAAGTTATCAAATTTTACTCAAATCAAAGGAAGAGATATTTGAATTAGAGCTTGAGGATGACTTTTTCAAAGTTAATAGTGACCAAGTTGGGTTTTATCGAACTGCGTACAGTGAAGAGAGGTGGACCAAACTAGGTTTAGCTGGAGTTCAAGGAAAGCTATCCGTCGAAGACAGAATTGGTTTACTTGCCGATTGTGCAAAATTGGCGGAATCCGGTTATATACTGACTATTTGCTTTTTTGAGCTACTTAAGCAATGGAGTTGCGAAAAAGACGCATACGTTTGGGATGAAGCAATTAATGACTTATTTGATATTCAGGATGTATTCATATTTGACAATGGGAATATATTTGAAGGCATCAATCAATTTATGAGAAATCTAATTGGGAATCATATTCAGGCTAGTCTTGAAATCAGCCAAAAAGATTCTtatgaattgaataatttcaagaaaacaatCTTTTCTGCTGGCTATAGTAATGGCGATCCACTTGTTATCAAATACTGTAGAGAAAAATTTGCTTCATTTACACACGACGGAAACACAGTTAATGCTGACCAAAGAGGTGTCATTTTCAAGTGTGTTGCTAAATACGGAGGGCAAGAAGAGTATGAAAGATTGATGGAGATCTATGAGGAagcagatgatgacgacATTGCAGATGATGCGTTGGTTTCATTAGGTCGATTTCCAAAGCCTGACATATTGCAGAACTTCTTGCAATTTGTTCTAGATCTGCTAAATGAGCAGGATGTATTGTTTGCATTATCTGCTTTGAAAAATCATTCTACAGGTATCACAACTCTTTGGAGATTTTTGCGGAATGATTGGGAATCGATTGCTGAAAAGCTCGGATATGGTTCAGAAACACATATCAAAGTCGTCAACGCATGCTTGTTAAGATTAGCTACAAGGGATCAAAAAGACGAAATTGAGAGTTTCTTTGCTGATAAGGGCGAGGTTTTTGAGAAGACCGTTCGTCTGGCGTTAGAACGAATTGACTTGAAAGTGCAGTGGGTCGAAAGAGATGGTTCTAAGTTAAGGGAATGGTTCAAAACCAACTTGCATTATTCCGATGGTATTGTGTCCAAAGTGGAAGGATTGTCAATAGACAAGTAG
- the RPL31B gene encoding 60S ribosomal protein L31 (go_component intracellular; ribosome~go_function structural constituent of ribosome~go_process protein biosynthesis): protein MALQDVVTREYTINLHKRLHGVHFKKRAPKAVKEIKKFATLHMGTTDVRLDPKLNVQLWKRGVQGVENRLRLRISRKRNDEEDAKEKLFAFVEPVIVPTTKGLQTVVVDEDEA from the exons ATGGCTTTACAAGACGTTGTTACTCGTGAATACACCATCAACTTGCACAAGAGA TTGCACGGTGTTcacttcaagaagagagcTCCAAAGGCtgtcaaggaaatcaagaagttcgcTACTTTGCACATGGGTACCACCGATGTTAGATTAGATCCAAAGTTGAACGTCCAATTGTGGAAGAGAGGTGTTCAAGGTGTTGAAAACAGATTGAGATTGAGAATCTCTAGAAAGAGaaacgacgaagaagacgccaaggaaaagttgttcGCTTTCGTTGAACCAGTCATTGTTCCAACCACCAAGGGTTTGCAaactgttgttgttgatgaagacgaagcttaa